The proteins below are encoded in one region of Lactuca sativa cultivar Salinas chromosome 3, Lsat_Salinas_v11, whole genome shotgun sequence:
- the LOC128132863 gene encoding uncharacterized protein LOC128132863, which translates to MAGFHHPGDPYFPNQGNNGWLEESEEEPEEDPEEESEEEPEEESEGELEAEAEGGPAEPVVDQEEEEVEGGLEEEPRDNKDGDSDAESEVINPLIRLGCPLIGWATLFLHPLGIDHWRWSRQQGQRPPFGMSHEFYDLGEGGPADHAPPVMVRRLRNTGDLAQSTTDQMHQMRTRVDRAEQETREVI; encoded by the coding sequence atggctggtttccatcaccccggagatccttattTCCCCAATCAGGGAAATAACGGATGGTTGGAAGAATCCGAAGAGGAACCCGAAGAGGACCCCGAGGAGGAGTCTGAAGAGGAACCCGAGGAGGAATCCGAAGGGGAACTTGAGGCGGAAGCCGAGGGCGGACCTGCCGAGCCAGTGGTGGACCAGGAAGAAGAGGAAGTCGAAGGAGGTCTCGAGGAGGAACCCAGAGATAACAAAgatggtgattcggacgcagagtccgaagtcatcaacccccttaTCCGGTTAGGGTGCCCGCTTATCGGGTGGGCCACACTATTCCTACACCCCTTAGGTATCGACCATTGGAGGTGGAGCAGgcagcagggacagcgacccccgttcggcatgtcacaTGAGTTCTATGACCTGGGGGAAGGAGGACCGGCCGATCATGCTcctccggtcatggtgagacgattgcggAACACTGGCGACCTAGCTCAGAGCACCACTGATCAGATGCACCAGATGCGGACTAGGGTTGATCGTGCAGAGCAAGAAACGCGAGAGGTTATCtga